One stretch of Nitrospirota bacterium DNA includes these proteins:
- a CDS encoding sensor domain-containing diguanylate cyclase → MNLKQENTELKSVLQQMKKELSFFISVGKALTSTLEVDKVLDIIMENVHKLVSSESWSLLLSDVERNDLYYAITKGRQMEGQSSRRITSGKGIAGWVAENGKPLIVHNVPNSKRFSIYYKEHNKGFIPRDVMCIPIINKKKTIGVLEIINKKNRTPFTKKDKELMLKLIDQAAIAIERSDLYQRMANLAVTDDLTKLFNLRYLYRALNSELKRSRRYNSRFSVIFLDLDSFKLVNDRHGHLAGSKTLVEVAGLLLNALRDVDIISRYGGDEFVIVLPHTPVDVALSIAKRIQEDINNHTFLTDDGLCLRITASFGIAGYPEHAKDEIELLKLSDQAMYMAKSLGKNRVVLTSTVPALTDKS, encoded by the coding sequence GTGAATCTGAAACAGGAAAACACAGAACTTAAATCAGTCCTGCAGCAGATGAAAAAAGAACTCTCCTTTTTCATAAGCGTTGGGAAAGCCCTGACATCCACACTTGAAGTTGATAAGGTATTAGATATCATTATGGAAAATGTACATAAACTGGTATCTTCCGAGTCATGGTCTCTTCTTTTGTCGGATGTAGAAAGAAATGACCTGTACTATGCAATAACAAAGGGCCGACAGATGGAGGGACAGAGCAGCCGCCGCATAACAAGCGGGAAAGGCATTGCAGGATGGGTCGCTGAAAATGGAAAGCCTTTGATTGTACATAATGTTCCCAACAGTAAACGCTTTTCAATTTATTACAAAGAACATAATAAGGGTTTTATCCCCAGAGATGTAATGTGCATTCCAATAATAAATAAAAAGAAGACCATCGGCGTCCTTGAGATAATCAATAAAAAGAACCGAACACCATTTACAAAAAAAGACAAAGAACTCATGCTGAAGTTGATAGACCAGGCTGCTATTGCAATTGAGCGATCCGACCTTTATCAAAGGATGGCAAATCTTGCTGTAACAGATGACCTCACAAAACTCTTTAATCTAAGGTATCTGTATAGGGCGCTTAATTCTGAGTTAAAAAGGAGCAGGAGATATAATTCAAGGTTTTCTGTGATTTTTCTTGATCTGGACTCATTCAAGCTTGTCAATGACAGACACGGGCATCTCGCCGGCAGTAAAACACTAGTTGAGGTAGCGGGGCTGTTATTAAATGCATTAAGAGATGTGGATATTATATCCCGTTACGGCGGTGATGAGTTCGTTATAGTATTACCTCATACTCCGGTTGATGTAGCCTTAAGTATTGCAAAACGTATCCAGGAAGATATTAATAATCATACGTTCCTCACTGACGATGGGTTGTGCCTGAGAATTACAGCGAGCTTTGGTATTGCAGGTTATCCTGAACACGCAAAAGACGAGATCGAACTCCTGAAATTATCCGACCAGGCCATGTACATGGCAAAAAGTCTGGGTAAGAACAGGGTTGTCCTTACCTCCACCGTCCCGGCATTAACCGACAAAAGCTGA